Proteins from a genomic interval of Rhodopseudomonas julia:
- the bchM gene encoding magnesium protoporphyrin IX methyltransferase translates to MPTASYLERRGELETYFDRTAADAWSKLTSDAPVSRIRATVRAGRDQMRATLLSYLPEDLSGVRLLDAGCGTGALSLEAARRGGDIVAIDLSPSLVALAQERIKDEPEAQRIDFHVGDMLDPALGDFDFIVGMDSLIHYRDQDLANILARLAARARQGVVFTFAPRTALLAAMHMAGRFFPRSDRAPSIEPISEARLRQLVAATPELTAWRPGRSRRIVSGFYTSQAMELVPA, encoded by the coding sequence ATGCCAACAGCCTCGTATTTGGAGCGCCGCGGAGAGCTTGAGACCTATTTCGACCGCACCGCGGCCGATGCCTGGTCCAAACTCACGTCCGACGCGCCGGTGAGCCGAATCCGGGCCACCGTGCGCGCCGGCCGCGACCAGATGCGGGCGACCTTGTTGAGCTATCTGCCGGAGGATCTCTCCGGGGTGCGGCTTCTGGATGCCGGTTGCGGAACCGGCGCGCTTTCACTGGAAGCGGCGCGCCGCGGCGGCGATATCGTCGCAATCGATCTGTCGCCCTCGCTCGTCGCCCTTGCGCAGGAGCGCATCAAGGACGAGCCGGAGGCTCAGCGGATCGATTTCCACGTCGGTGACATGCTTGATCCCGCACTTGGCGATTTCGACTTCATCGTGGGTATGGATTCGCTCATCCACTACCGCGACCAGGATCTTGCCAACATCCTCGCCCGGCTGGCGGCGCGCGCACGGCAGGGGGTGGTTTTCACCTTCGCACCTCGCACAGCGCTGCTCGCGGCCATGCACATGGCAGGGCGTTTTTTCCCGCGCAGCGACCGCGCACCATCCATCGAACCGATCAGCGAAGCGCGGCTGCGCCAGCTGGTCGCTGCGACACCTGAGCTAACGGCATGGCGGCCGGGTCGAAGCCGTCGTATCGTAAGCGGATTTTATACGTCACAGGCTATGGAGCTCGTGCCCGCATGA
- a CDS encoding BCD family MFS transporter: MKRLNNSVSAAWSRLGPRFLPFADAATAELPLGRLLRLSLFQVSVGMAVVLLNGTLNRVMIVEMGVHAWLVSLMVSLPLVFAPFRALIGFKSDTHRSLLGWRRVPYIWMGTLIQFGGLAIMPFALLVLSEGQGPAIVAGQAGAAFAFLLVGAGLHTTQTAGLALATDIAPAESRPRVVALLYVMLLLGMMVSALVFGVLLDNFSPFRLIQVIQGAAFLTMVLNIVALWKQEARNPALTAKDTPRTSFREAWGSFAKGGRASRLLIAVGLGTAGFSMQDILLEPYGGEVLHLTVSGTTTLTALLAGGSLIGFAIAARSLGRGQDPHKLAAYGALAGVVAFAAVIFAAPLESAMLFRVGTIIIGFGGGLFSVGTLTAAMDLSENGQSGLALGAWGAVQATAAGLAIALGGVVRDTFSTLAEQGVLGPALASPATGYSFVYHFEIALLAVTLVAIGPLVGSGGRTRSDPSSSFGLAEFPG, translated from the coding sequence ATGAAGCGGCTGAACAATTCGGTGAGTGCCGCGTGGAGCCGTCTCGGCCCCCGCTTTTTGCCGTTTGCAGATGCTGCAACGGCCGAACTCCCGCTCGGCCGTCTTCTGCGTCTGTCATTGTTCCAGGTTTCCGTCGGCATGGCGGTGGTGCTTTTGAACGGCACCTTGAACCGCGTCATGATCGTGGAGATGGGCGTGCATGCCTGGCTCGTCTCCTTGATGGTGTCGCTGCCGCTCGTCTTCGCGCCGTTCCGCGCCCTTATCGGCTTCAAGTCGGACACGCATCGCTCGCTGCTCGGGTGGCGGCGTGTGCCCTATATCTGGATGGGCACGCTGATCCAATTCGGCGGTCTCGCCATCATGCCATTCGCGCTTCTGGTTCTTTCCGAGGGCCAGGGACCGGCTATTGTTGCAGGTCAGGCCGGGGCCGCCTTCGCCTTCCTTCTCGTGGGCGCCGGCCTACACACGACGCAGACGGCAGGCCTTGCTCTGGCAACCGACATCGCGCCGGCTGAGTCCCGCCCGCGCGTCGTGGCGCTGCTCTACGTCATGCTTCTTCTTGGCATGATGGTGAGCGCCCTCGTCTTCGGTGTGCTTCTCGACAATTTCAGCCCGTTCCGGCTCATCCAGGTCATTCAGGGCGCTGCCTTCCTGACGATGGTCTTGAACATCGTCGCTTTGTGGAAGCAGGAGGCGCGCAATCCCGCGCTCACCGCCAAAGACACGCCGAGAACCAGTTTCCGCGAGGCCTGGGGCTCCTTCGCCAAAGGCGGACGCGCAAGCCGCCTCCTCATCGCAGTCGGCCTCGGCACCGCTGGATTCAGCATGCAGGATATTCTGCTGGAGCCTTATGGCGGAGAGGTCCTGCACCTCACCGTGAGCGGGACGACGACTTTGACGGCCCTCCTCGCCGGAGGTTCGCTCATTGGATTTGCCATCGCCGCACGCAGTCTCGGACGCGGTCAGGATCCGCACAAGCTTGCAGCCTATGGCGCGCTTGCCGGCGTTGTCGCATTCGCCGCGGTGATCTTCGCCGCACCTTTAGAATCAGCGATGCTTTTCCGGGTCGGAACCATCATCATCGGCTTCGGCGGCGGCCTCTTCTCGGTCGGCACGCTCACCGCCGCTATGGACTTATCGGAGAATGGGCAAAGCGGTCTCGCGCTTGGCGCCTGGGGCGCTGTTCAGGCGACCGCTGCAGGGCTCGCGATCGCGCTCGGTGGCGTCGTTCGCGACACCTTCTCCACTTTGGCAGAACAAGGCGTTCTCGGGCCGGCTCTCGCGAGCCCGGCCACCGGCTACAGCTTTGTCTACCATTTCGAAATCGCGCTGCTCGCCGTCACTCTCGTGGCGATCGGGCCGCTCGTGGGGTCGGGGGGGCGAACACGCTCCGATCCATCATCGTCCTTCGGTCTAGCTGAGTTTCCCGGCTAG
- the puhA gene encoding photosynthetic reaction center subunit H, whose product MPAGALTGYMDVAQMTLYAFWIFFAGLIIYLRREDKREGYPLVAERGETKERIVGFPDAPAPKYFKLHGGGTAQSGRSDDRDVRLTPAGPSNGAPFRPVGNPLVDGVGPAAYADRAHEPELTLDGDPKIVPLSSDESFYLDPKDPDPRGMLVIAADGEVVGSVEDVWVDRSDVMIRYLEVALDGAGTVLVPFVMSTLNARQRQIRVNSLIAKQFADAPRTASPNSITMVEEDRIQGYFAGGTLYATPARQEPLL is encoded by the coding sequence ATGCCCGCCGGAGCACTTACAGGGTATATGGATGTGGCCCAGATGACGCTTTATGCGTTCTGGATCTTTTTTGCCGGTCTCATCATTTACCTTCGTCGCGAAGATAAGCGCGAAGGTTATCCGCTTGTTGCGGAACGCGGTGAGACCAAAGAACGGATCGTCGGGTTCCCCGACGCACCGGCACCGAAATACTTCAAACTTCATGGCGGTGGCACGGCACAGTCCGGCCGCAGCGACGACCGCGACGTGCGTCTGACGCCGGCCGGCCCGTCTAACGGCGCTCCGTTCCGTCCCGTCGGCAATCCGCTGGTCGATGGCGTTGGGCCGGCCGCTTATGCCGATCGTGCCCATGAACCTGAGCTGACGCTCGACGGCGATCCGAAGATCGTGCCGCTGTCCAGCGACGAGAGCTTCTATCTCGATCCGAAGGATCCAGATCCTCGGGGCATGCTCGTCATCGCAGCCGACGGTGAAGTCGTGGGTAGCGTTGAAGACGTGTGGGTCGATCGTTCCGACGTGATGATCCGCTATCTTGAGGTCGCGCTCGATGGTGCCGGCACTGTGCTGGTTCCGTTTGTGATGTCGACCCTCAACGCGCGCCAGCGTCAGATTCGCGTGAACTCCTTGATTGCCAAGCAGTTCGCCGATGCGCCGCGTACGGCCAGCCCGAACAGCATCACCATGGTGGAAGAAGACCGTATTCAGGGCTACTTCGCCGGTGGTACTCTTTATGCGACGCCGGCACGGCAGGAGCCGCTGCTGTGA
- the puhB gene encoding photosynthetic complex putative assembly protein PuhB: MNEYESEPIRGLPQRLPKGERILWQGEPRWASLARRVFHLPTLVVYFAVLLALRAVLALSAGGTAKDAILSATWLLPVAALAVLILTVYGWLIARTTVYTITEKRLVIRSGVVLPMTLNIPFAAVESAALRLHGKGIGDIPLVLSPNHRVAYYALWPHARPWKIKQPEPMLRSVADAERVAEILAGALAATAGRGDKSGETALEAETDTDAQWSSHASAVA, from the coding sequence GTGAACGAATACGAATCCGAGCCTATCCGCGGCCTGCCTCAGCGCTTGCCGAAGGGGGAACGGATCCTCTGGCAGGGGGAACCGCGCTGGGCAAGTCTTGCCCGGCGCGTCTTCCACCTTCCAACGCTCGTCGTCTATTTTGCTGTTCTTCTCGCCCTGCGTGCCGTCCTGGCTCTCTCGGCGGGGGGAACGGCAAAAGACGCGATCCTGTCGGCGACCTGGCTTTTGCCGGTCGCCGCTCTCGCGGTTCTTATTCTCACCGTCTATGGCTGGCTGATCGCCCGCACCACGGTCTACACGATCACCGAGAAGCGTCTGGTCATCCGCAGCGGCGTGGTGTTGCCGATGACGCTCAACATCCCTTTTGCGGCGGTGGAATCGGCTGCATTGCGGCTCCACGGAAAGGGAATTGGCGACATTCCGCTCGTTCTTTCTCCCAACCACCGTGTCGCTTATTATGCTTTGTGGCCGCATGCTCGGCCATGGAAGATCAAGCAGCCTGAGCCCATGCTGAGGTCGGTTGCCGATGCCGAGCGCGTCGCAGAGATCCTGGCAGGTGCGCTTGCAGCAACCGCCGGACGTGGCGACAAATCGGGGGAAACCGCCCTCGAAGCAGAGACGGATACTGACGCACAATGGTCATCGCACGCAAGTGCGGTGGCATAG
- the puhC gene encoding photosynthetic complex assembly protein PuhC: MSGFTNTAPFPRGPLLAVAALLTVSIVLAAVSAFDRRGHSTEMPGTTAVEVRLLQFKDLANGGVGIFDASDGSQIAVAAPGTNGFLRATLRGLAHERERRGISPNSPFRLTYWDDGQLSLEDPSTGRLVALEAFGPTNAQVFARFLSKTRQAQ, from the coding sequence GTGAGCGGCTTTACGAACACTGCGCCGTTTCCGCGAGGCCCTCTTCTGGCCGTGGCGGCGCTGCTGACGGTTTCGATCGTCCTTGCAGCTGTGAGCGCATTTGACCGTAGAGGCCACAGCACCGAGATGCCGGGGACGACGGCCGTAGAGGTGCGTCTTCTGCAATTCAAAGATCTGGCGAACGGAGGCGTCGGCATTTTCGACGCCTCCGACGGCAGCCAGATCGCCGTTGCCGCTCCCGGCACGAATGGTTTTTTGCGCGCGACCTTGCGCGGCCTCGCACACGAACGGGAACGTCGCGGCATCAGCCCCAACAGCCCATTTCGTTTGACCTATTGGGACGACGGACAATTATCGCTCGAGGATCCCTCGACCGGCCGGCTCGTCGCCCTTGAAGCTTTCGGACCGACGAATGCACAGGTCTTCGCC